One window of the Deltaproteobacteria bacterium genome contains the following:
- a CDS encoding alpha/beta fold hydrolase → MPLPSKYVTVDGTAVHYLHTGPTTLPDAPPALERGRLFLLVHAAGSNAGLWRRQLEAAGRDHSALAPDLPGHGRSSGIEGLPTVEAYADFVLAFVRTLRLRPFVLVGRSMGGAVALALAAGHPELVQGLVLVCTAARFALAPETIAGCRDVMRGRLPQQFTTEAFSPATGMEILREAWTEQ, encoded by the coding sequence ACCTCCACACCGGGCCGACCACGCTGCCCGACGCGCCGCCGGCGCTCGAGCGCGGGCGGCTCTTCCTCCTCGTGCACGCGGCGGGCAGCAACGCGGGTCTGTGGCGAAGGCAGCTCGAGGCGGCAGGCCGGGACCACAGCGCGCTCGCGCCCGACCTGCCCGGCCACGGGCGCTCGAGCGGCATCGAGGGACTGCCGACGGTCGAGGCCTACGCGGACTTCGTACTGGCCTTCGTGCGTACGCTCCGCCTCCGGCCGTTCGTGCTGGTCGGGCGCAGCATGGGCGGAGCAGTCGCGCTCGCGCTCGCGGCCGGCCACCCCGAGCTGGTGCAGGGCCTCGTGCTCGTCTGCACCGCCGCGCGCTTCGCGCTGGCGCCCGAGACGATCGCCGGCTGCCGCGACGTCATGCGCGGCCGCCTGCCGCAGCAGTTCACCACCGAGGCGTTCTCGCCCGCGACCGGCATGGAGATCCTGCGCGAGGCGTGGACCGAGCAG